In Paraflavitalea devenefica, the following are encoded in one genomic region:
- the galK gene encoding galactokinase translates to MVAEQLRRQFQERYNKNPMIIAAPGRVNLIGEHTDYNEGFVLPAAVDKKMYVAMAENNSGTIHVYANQFNETHSFSLEGIQPVDGWVNYLLGVTYHIQDRGKTIRGVDVIIDGDVPVGAGMSSSAALTSAYGFALNEIFGLGFSRMDLAFIGQKTEHTFVGVKCGIMDQFASLHGKKGHVMKLDCRSLEYEYIPFDFPDYKIVLVNSMVSHSLAGSEYNVRRQQCEEGVAILKKHYPDINSLRDVSIEVLSLHKQELPAIVYDRCWYVVSEKERLTKGCAALQKGDLTTFGQMMNATHQGLSKQYSVSCTELDFLAERAGFIEGVAGSRMMGGGFGGCTINIVKSEAVTDFTNKIQQSFNQLFKVVPHVYVTQIEDGAKAI, encoded by the coding sequence ATGGTCGCAGAACAATTACGCCGGCAATTCCAGGAGAGATATAATAAGAACCCGATGATTATTGCCGCTCCGGGCCGTGTGAACCTGATAGGAGAGCATACAGATTATAATGAAGGTTTTGTATTGCCTGCCGCAGTAGACAAAAAGATGTATGTGGCGATGGCAGAGAATAATTCAGGTACTATTCATGTATATGCCAACCAGTTTAATGAAACCCATTCCTTTTCCCTCGAAGGCATACAGCCGGTGGATGGCTGGGTGAATTATTTACTGGGGGTAACATATCATATCCAGGACCGGGGGAAAACCATCCGTGGGGTGGATGTGATCATTGATGGTGATGTGCCCGTGGGAGCCGGTATGAGCTCTTCCGCCGCCCTGACCTCAGCCTATGGGTTTGCCTTGAATGAAATATTTGGCCTCGGCTTCAGCCGGATGGACCTGGCTTTTATCGGACAAAAAACAGAGCACACTTTTGTGGGTGTGAAGTGCGGTATTATGGATCAGTTTGCCAGCCTGCACGGTAAGAAAGGGCATGTAATGAAACTGGACTGCCGCAGCCTGGAGTATGAATATATCCCGTTCGATTTCCCGGATTATAAGATCGTATTGGTAAATAGCATGGTAAGCCATTCACTGGCAGGCTCTGAATACAATGTACGGAGGCAGCAATGTGAAGAAGGCGTGGCCATCCTTAAAAAGCATTACCCGGACATCAATTCTCTGCGTGATGTGAGCATAGAGGTATTGAGCTTACATAAACAGGAACTGCCTGCTATTGTGTATGACCGCTGCTGGTATGTGGTGAGTGAAAAGGAGCGCCTGACAAAAGGTTGTGCTGCTTTACAAAAAGGCGACCTGACCACTTTTGGCCAGATGATGAATGCCACGCACCAGGGCCTCAGCAAACAATACAGTGTAAGTTGTACGGAGCTGGACTTCCTGGCCGAGCGTGCCGGTTTTATTGAAGGAGTAGCTGGCTCACGGATGATGGGTGGCGGCTTCGGCGGCTGCACCATCAATATTGTAAAGAGTGAAGCTGTAACCGATTTTACCAATAAGATACAGCAGTCCTTCAACCAGTTGTTCAAAGTGGTGCCGCATGTGTATGTAACACAGATTGAAGACGGCGCTAAAGCGATATAA
- a CDS encoding aldose 1-epimerase: MRFAIDNDKINDLSLLRLQDNATGAMVAILPDYGALLHAFEIPLQGKSFNVVDNYSGKPDIEQGLTTSYKSAKLSPFVCRIAGGKYNFAGQDFAFSRKFMDGTAIHGLLADKPFGLLHQAANDQFASATLYYHYHAEDPGYPFNYSCEVRYTLYPGWLLQLQTIVRSREEGNLPIADGWHPYFTLGGSIDDYELQFNGPAMLEFDNYLIPTGKLLPNIAFREPALLGSRELDNCFMLDIQPDASSCILRNPHNGLTLSLYPDDNYSYLQIYTPGHRKSIAIENLSGAPDCFNNGMGLTLLEPGQTATFNVRYQLSVE; the protein is encoded by the coding sequence ATGCGTTTTGCTATTGACAATGACAAGATCAACGACCTATCGTTATTGCGGCTGCAAGATAATGCAACAGGAGCAATGGTAGCTATTTTACCTGATTATGGGGCCCTCCTGCATGCCTTTGAAATTCCCCTTCAGGGAAAAAGCTTTAATGTCGTTGACAACTATTCCGGTAAGCCGGATATTGAGCAGGGACTTACCACCTCCTACAAAAGCGCCAAGCTTTCTCCTTTTGTATGTCGTATCGCCGGCGGTAAATACAATTTTGCAGGCCAGGACTTTGCGTTCAGCCGGAAATTCATGGATGGTACCGCCATTCATGGGCTTTTGGCCGATAAACCATTCGGGTTACTGCACCAGGCGGCCAATGATCAGTTTGCTTCAGCCACCCTGTATTATCATTACCACGCCGAAGATCCGGGTTATCCCTTCAATTACAGTTGTGAGGTGCGCTATACCCTTTATCCCGGCTGGCTACTACAGCTACAAACCATCGTCAGGAGCAGGGAAGAAGGGAACCTTCCCATTGCCGACGGCTGGCATCCTTACTTTACCCTGGGCGGTTCTATCGATGACTATGAATTGCAGTTCAACGGCCCTGCCATGCTGGAGTTTGATAACTACCTGATCCCGACCGGAAAGCTGCTGCCCAATATCGCTTTCAGAGAGCCTGCCCTGCTTGGCAGCCGGGAATTGGATAATTGTTTTATGCTGGATATACAGCCAGATGCTTCCTCCTGTATCCTGCGCAATCCGCACAACGGACTTACTTTATCATTGTATCCCGATGATAATTATAGCTACCTGCAGATCTATACCCCCGGCCACCGTAAAAGCATTGCCATTGAGAACCTCAGCGGTGCGCCGGATTGCTTTAACAACGGTATGGGCCTAACTTTGCTGGAACCCGGCCAGACGGCTACTTTTAACGTACGGTACCAGTTGAGTGTGGAATAA
- a CDS encoding nucleotidyltransferase family protein — MNTITQGMIFAAGLGTRFKPWTDQHPKALAVINGKSLLQRNIEYLQQYGIDKVIVNVHHFAGQITQAIQQNKGWGSQITISDETDAVLETGGGLKKAAHLFGQTPVVIINVDILTDFDLEAMIHFHQLEAPLATLAITNRVTSRYFLFDECNTLCGWRNTKTGEEKISRSATPLIPKAFSGVHIIEPALFPLITQEGKFSIVDVYLQLAREHTIKGFDHSYSKFIDVGKPEAVAIAEDLFP; from the coding sequence ATGAATACCATAACGCAGGGGATGATCTTTGCCGCAGGGCTGGGCACACGGTTCAAGCCATGGACCGACCAACATCCCAAGGCATTGGCAGTTATCAATGGCAAAAGTCTTTTACAACGGAACATTGAATACCTGCAGCAATATGGTATTGATAAGGTCATAGTGAATGTGCATCATTTTGCCGGCCAGATCACCCAGGCCATTCAGCAAAATAAAGGATGGGGCAGCCAGATCACCATCAGTGATGAAACAGATGCCGTATTGGAAACCGGCGGCGGTCTTAAAAAAGCAGCCCACTTATTTGGCCAGACGCCGGTAGTTATCATCAATGTGGATATTCTCACCGACTTTGACCTGGAAGCCATGATACATTTTCATCAACTGGAAGCGCCATTGGCTACACTGGCTATCACTAACCGGGTTACCTCCCGTTACTTTTTATTCGATGAATGCAATACCTTGTGCGGATGGCGCAATACCAAAACAGGGGAAGAAAAGATCAGCCGGTCGGCTACACCCCTTATACCCAAAGCTTTCAGCGGTGTTCACATTATAGAGCCAGCCCTTTTCCCCTTGATCACACAGGAAGGCAAATTCTCCATTGTGGATGTATACCTGCAACTGGCCAGGGAGCACACCATCAAAGGTTTTGACCATAGCTATTCCAAATTCATTGATGTCGGGAAACCGGAAGCAGTGGCCATCGCAGAAGACCTGTTTCCATAG
- a CDS encoding helix-turn-helix transcriptional regulator, whose product MNRIDRLHAILTHLQSKRLVTAQEIADRFNISLRTVYRDVKALDESGVPVIGEAGSGYTIMEGYRLPPVMFTQEEAAALLLGGKLAAHMTDDSVKKHFETALFKIKAVLRSTDKDQMDILADHIEILRSRVPEEETPSQHLTALQKAIADKRAIFILYYSNYNEQVSERVIEPIGLCHYSANWHLIGWCRLRNGYRDFRVSRIKRLQIKDEQFDIDAHPSLKEYIETMTHESDLQEVVVRFDKDVVKYLGSQKYWHGFVREEEEAGFVRMHFVTSSLNGFGRWLLMYTNTVRVESPASLQTMMQQFCAEMKDHYQ is encoded by the coding sequence TTGAATCGTATAGACCGACTGCACGCCATCCTTACGCACCTGCAAAGTAAGAGGCTGGTTACTGCCCAGGAAATTGCAGACCGCTTCAACATCAGTCTGCGTACTGTATATCGGGATGTAAAAGCTCTTGATGAAAGCGGCGTACCGGTTATTGGCGAAGCCGGCAGTGGCTATACCATCATGGAAGGTTACCGCCTTCCCCCCGTCATGTTTACCCAGGAAGAAGCCGCCGCTTTATTGCTGGGCGGCAAACTGGCGGCCCACATGACAGATGACTCTGTTAAAAAACACTTTGAAACAGCCCTCTTCAAGATCAAGGCCGTATTGCGCAGTACCGATAAAGACCAGATGGACATCCTGGCCGATCATATTGAAATACTGCGTTCCCGTGTACCCGAAGAAGAAACTCCCAGCCAGCACCTCACCGCCTTGCAAAAAGCCATCGCCGATAAGCGGGCTATTTTCATCCTCTATTATTCCAACTATAATGAGCAGGTGAGCGAGCGTGTTATCGAACCCATCGGCTTATGCCACTACAGCGCCAACTGGCACCTCATTGGCTGGTGCCGCTTACGGAATGGTTACCGCGATTTCCGGGTAAGCCGTATTAAACGGCTGCAGATAAAGGATGAACAATTTGACATTGATGCGCACCCTTCCTTAAAAGAATATATCGAAACCATGACCCATGAATCGGACCTGCAGGAAGTGGTGGTCCGTTTTGATAAAGACGTGGTAAAATACCTCGGCAGCCAGAAATACTGGCACGGCTTCGTACGGGAAGAGGAAGAAGCCGGTTTTGTGCGTATGCACTTTGTAACTTCCTCGCTCAATGGCTTTGGCCGCTGGCTGCTCATGTATACCAATACCGTCAGGGTCGAATCCCCTGCCTCCCTCCAAACCATGATGCAGCAGTTCTGCGCCGAAATGAAGGACCATTATCAATAA
- a CDS encoding GyrI-like domain-containing protein → MYVKTHPPVTILYSRHQTTIPQLSQFVGNVVKELYAEAVQHNVLISGAPIWIYHGADGKPDTVFTLDIAIPIQGHLESSRFAIKQLQPFKAVTHTHEGTWSSLTNTYQEIMQHIDANKIPMNEECREVYLNIDFQQPEYNVTQVQMGVL, encoded by the coding sequence ATGTATGTCAAAACACATCCCCCGGTCACCATTCTGTATAGCCGGCATCAGACCACGATACCACAATTAAGCCAGTTCGTAGGAAACGTTGTAAAGGAGCTATATGCGGAAGCTGTTCAGCACAATGTACTCATCAGCGGCGCCCCCATCTGGATCTATCATGGCGCCGATGGCAAGCCGGATACCGTTTTCACGCTCGATATTGCCATTCCCATCCAGGGGCATCTTGAATCTTCCCGCTTCGCTATCAAACAATTACAACCTTTTAAGGCAGTGACCCATACCCACGAAGGCACCTGGAGCTCCCTGACCAACACCTACCAGGAGATCATGCAGCATATTGACGCCAATAAAATACCCATGAATGAGGAATGCAGGGAAGTGTACCTCAATATTGACTTTCAGCAGCCGGAATACAATGTGACCCAGGTACAAATGGGCGTGCTCTAA
- a CDS encoding VWA domain-containing protein → MDLRFQHIEYLIGLAAIPLVIALFWWVLRWKKKTVKKIGDEKLVHQLISSYSPQNFLFKFLLVAVSLAAIIAAAANLQQPGAMEQVQRKGVDIVVAMDVSKSMLADDIKPNRLERARQLVYKLMDQLPDDRIALVLFAGRAYMQMPLTTDHSAARMFVQQASPDVVPTQGTVITEALRMSNTAFNSKERKFKSIILITDGEDHDPGSVPLAQQMANDGVMINTIGIGSPDGAPIPDPATGDYKKDQAGNTVISKLNETELQQLAAATKGVYVRLTDIDAAVTAMKKQLGTIEQTSMDDSAFKNFKNYFPWFLGAALLLLVLEFFYPERKWKTA, encoded by the coding sequence TTGGACCTTCGTTTTCAACATATTGAATACCTTATTGGGCTGGCAGCCATCCCGCTGGTCATTGCCTTATTCTGGTGGGTATTGCGCTGGAAGAAAAAGACCGTTAAAAAGATCGGGGATGAGAAGCTGGTACACCAACTGATCAGCAGCTATTCGCCCCAAAACTTCCTGTTCAAATTCTTACTGGTAGCCGTATCGCTGGCCGCCATTATTGCGGCAGCCGCCAACCTGCAGCAACCAGGCGCTATGGAACAGGTACAACGCAAAGGCGTAGATATCGTGGTGGCCATGGATGTAAGCAAGAGCATGCTGGCGGATGACATCAAGCCAAACCGCCTGGAAAGGGCCCGCCAGTTGGTGTATAAACTCATGGACCAGTTACCGGACGACCGCATTGCGCTGGTATTATTTGCCGGCAGGGCTTACATGCAGATGCCGCTCACTACCGATCACAGCGCCGCCCGCATGTTTGTACAACAGGCCAGCCCCGATGTAGTGCCTACGCAGGGCACCGTGATCACAGAAGCCCTGCGCATGAGCAATACCGCTTTCAACAGCAAGGAAAGAAAATTCAAGTCCATTATACTGATCACCGACGGGGAAGATCATGACCCGGGCTCTGTGCCACTGGCACAGCAAATGGCCAATGATGGCGTAATGATCAATACCATTGGTATCGGATCGCCGGATGGCGCACCTATTCCCGATCCCGCTACCGGTGATTATAAAAAAGACCAGGCCGGCAATACCGTCATTTCCAAGTTGAATGAAACTGAGTTACAGCAACTGGCTGCCGCTACAAAAGGCGTATATGTAAGGCTCACAGACATTGATGCTGCTGTAACCGCCATGAAAAAGCAACTGGGCACTATTGAGCAAACCTCCATGGACGACAGCGCTTTCAAGAACTTTAAGAACTATTTCCCCTGGTTCCTGGGCGCCGCCTTACTGCTGCTGGTATTGGAATTCTTTTATCCTGAACGTAAATGGAAAACCGCATGA
- the ispG gene encoding (E)-4-hydroxy-3-methylbut-2-enyl-diphosphate synthase: MQLYCESLTEYKRLPTREVKIGHLLLGNFHPIRVQTMTTTDTMNTIATVEQSIRCIEAGAELVRITAPSKKEAENLLHIKNELHKRGYHTPLVADIHFTPNAAEIAARIIEKVRVNPGNYVDKKKFEQIDYTDAEYAEEIERIRERFTPLVKICKEYGTAMRIGTNHGSLSDRIMSRYGDTPIGMVESAMEFLRIARDEQYHQIILSMKASNPQVMVQAYRLLVQNMMAEFNECYPLHLGVTEAGDGEDGRIKSAIGIGTLLEDGIGDTIRVSLTEDPEFEIPVCKDLLKRYEPATSPKGLLRSNQPSTVPSTEKITYNPFAYQRRETFAVDNIGARHVPVVIADLSKLEAITPESLQSVGYLYDEPSDKWNISDAAADYIFTGNKMVPFALPGTLKVITYPATWEEATDKAKYFPIFGDSGYAAATGKSDHLNFVMVDCFNDATAVNNYTYLDVLANDPTVVLCLSSTNQNAMQSVRRMMMELQARKIKNPVVLITDSNWQTPDEHLIHFATETGALLLEGFGDGICLGYGSKAQMENIQVTGRTYLPMKDLYQFTNNTAFSILQATRTRISKTEYISCPSCGRTLFDLQETTAKIRSVTNHLKGVKIAIMGCIVNGPGEMADADFGYVGSGPGKITLYKGKEVVKRNVDSNIAVEELINLLKDNEAWVEP, translated from the coding sequence ATGCAGCTTTACTGCGAATCATTGACAGAATATAAGCGACTCCCGACCCGTGAAGTAAAGATCGGCCACCTGTTGCTCGGTAATTTTCATCCTATCCGCGTACAAACAATGACAACCACCGATACGATGAATACCATCGCTACCGTGGAACAATCCATTCGCTGTATTGAAGCGGGCGCCGAACTGGTGCGCATCACTGCTCCCAGTAAAAAAGAAGCAGAAAATCTCCTCCACATAAAAAATGAACTGCATAAAAGAGGATACCATACTCCCCTGGTAGCTGATATCCACTTTACGCCCAATGCCGCCGAGATCGCCGCCCGCATCATAGAAAAGGTGCGTGTGAATCCCGGCAATTATGTAGACAAGAAGAAATTTGAGCAGATTGACTATACCGATGCGGAATATGCAGAAGAAATAGAACGCATCCGGGAAAGGTTCACGCCCCTGGTAAAGATCTGTAAGGAATATGGAACAGCCATGCGCATTGGCACCAACCATGGCTCACTCAGCGACCGTATCATGAGCCGCTATGGCGATACTCCTATTGGCATGGTGGAGAGTGCGATGGAATTCCTGCGCATTGCCCGCGATGAACAGTACCACCAGATCATCCTGAGCATGAAAGCCAGTAATCCGCAGGTAATGGTACAGGCGTATCGCCTGCTGGTACAAAACATGATGGCAGAGTTTAATGAATGTTATCCCCTGCACCTGGGCGTTACCGAAGCAGGAGATGGGGAAGACGGACGTATCAAATCGGCCATCGGCATCGGTACTTTGCTGGAAGATGGCATTGGCGACACCATCCGGGTATCACTCACAGAAGACCCTGAGTTTGAAATACCGGTATGTAAGGACCTGCTGAAAAGATACGAACCGGCAACCAGTCCGAAAGGACTCCTTCGGAGCAATCAACCATCAACAGTTCCCTCTACTGAAAAGATCACGTATAACCCATTTGCATACCAAAGAAGGGAAACCTTTGCCGTAGATAATATAGGAGCCAGGCATGTACCGGTAGTGATTGCCGACCTGAGCAAGCTGGAGGCCATTACCCCCGAAAGTCTGCAGAGCGTGGGTTACCTATATGATGAGCCTTCTGATAAATGGAATATCAGTGATGCAGCGGCAGACTATATTTTTACCGGTAATAAAATGGTTCCCTTTGCCTTACCCGGCACCTTGAAAGTGATCACCTATCCCGCCACCTGGGAGGAAGCCACTGATAAAGCCAAATACTTCCCCATTTTTGGCGACAGCGGTTATGCAGCAGCTACCGGCAAAAGCGATCACCTGAACTTTGTAATGGTGGATTGTTTTAATGATGCAACCGCTGTTAACAATTACACTTACCTCGATGTACTGGCCAATGATCCTACAGTAGTGCTCTGCCTCAGCAGCACCAATCAAAATGCCATGCAATCGGTTCGCCGCATGATGATGGAACTGCAAGCCCGGAAGATCAAAAACCCGGTAGTGCTGATTACGGACAGCAATTGGCAAACACCCGATGAACACCTCATCCACTTTGCTACCGAAACCGGCGCCTTATTACTGGAAGGTTTTGGCGATGGTATCTGCCTGGGTTATGGCAGTAAAGCGCAAATGGAAAATATACAGGTTACCGGCAGGACCTATCTGCCTATGAAGGACCTTTACCAGTTCACCAACAATACCGCGTTCTCTATTCTACAGGCTACCCGTACCAGGATCTCTAAAACAGAGTACATTTCCTGTCCTTCCTGTGGCCGCACGTTATTCGACCTGCAGGAAACAACCGCTAAGATCCGCTCGGTTACCAATCACCTCAAAGGTGTTAAGATCGCCATTATGGGTTGCATTGTGAATGGCCCCGGTGAAATGGCCGATGCCGATTTTGGTTACGTAGGCAGCGGACCAGGAAAGATCACCTTGTATAAAGGAAAAGAAGTGGTGAAAAGAAATGTAGACAGTAATATCGCTGTGGAAGAACTGATCAACCTGCTGAAAGATAATGAAGCATGGGTAGAGCCATAA
- a CDS encoding tetratricopeptide repeat protein, which translates to MSKHLFIFIGLGAFAVVAQAQTENKAIRSGNKLYKEGKYDKALPEYEKAATQNPANPVSHYNLGNAQFRKEDFTASEKNFDTAVSTATTNELKQKSTYNKGVSLSKQKKLQESIDAYKKALRLNPNDKDTRYNLEKALSELKKQNEQKEQQQPKQNQQQKKQQQKQQPKPKQTLDKKKIEQFLKSLEQKEQEVQRKMQQNRTRATTQPEKDW; encoded by the coding sequence ATGAGCAAGCACCTCTTCATATTCATAGGGTTGGGAGCTTTTGCTGTTGTTGCGCAGGCGCAAACAGAAAATAAGGCTATCCGCTCCGGCAATAAGCTGTACAAGGAAGGGAAATATGATAAGGCTTTGCCCGAATATGAAAAGGCAGCTACACAAAACCCGGCCAATCCTGTAAGCCATTATAACCTGGGCAATGCACAGTTCCGCAAGGAAGACTTTACAGCATCGGAAAAGAATTTTGACACGGCCGTGAGCACTGCCACTACGAATGAGCTTAAACAAAAATCCACCTACAATAAAGGCGTTTCTTTATCCAAACAAAAGAAACTGCAGGAAAGCATTGATGCCTATAAAAAAGCGTTGCGTTTAAACCCGAACGACAAGGATACCCGGTACAACCTGGAAAAAGCCTTATCTGAACTGAAAAAACAGAACGAGCAGAAAGAGCAGCAGCAACCCAAACAGAACCAGCAGCAGAAGAAGCAACAACAAAAACAACAGCCAAAGCCAAAGCAAACCCTCGATAAGAAAAAAATAGAGCAATTCCTCAAGTCGCTGGAACAGAAGGAGCAGGAAGTACAGCGCAAAATGCAGCAAAACCGCACCCGCGCCACCACCCAGCCGGAAAAGGATTGGTAA
- the nadB gene encoding L-aspartate oxidase, translating into MQTDFLVIGSGIAGLTFALKAAQQFPDKKVLVITKTQADETNTKYAQGGIAGVTDFEKDSFDKHIEDTLVAGDGLCNKAVVEIVVKEGVDRIREIIDWGARFDKEADGDYKLGKEGGHSEFRILHHKDVTGREMERALLEALNSYKNIEVIKHCFVVDLITQHHLGYLITKSTPDIECYGVYVLNRETNQIEKILANITLLATGGNGQVYRSTTNPYIATGDGVAMVYRAKGRIENMEFIQFHPTALYEPGVRGQSFLITEAVRGDGGILRNKNGEAFMERYDSRKDLAPRDIVARAIDSEMKITGTEHVYLDVRHIPLEKFTEHFPNIYEKCKSIGIDVTKHLIPVAPAAHYSCGGIKTDEWGRTSIKNLYAAGECASTGLHGANRLASNSLLEAMVFSHRSFMDATQKLQTKESTGGGQGGAVPDWNAAGTTKPKEMILITQSLKEVQQIMSDYVGIVRTNTRLARALKRLDLLWEETEALYQTTTLSPQLCELRNMITVSYLIVKCANFREESRGLHFNTDYPQKSELVQNIVL; encoded by the coding sequence ATGCAAACAGATTTCTTAGTAATAGGCTCCGGTATTGCCGGCCTCACTTTTGCGTTGAAAGCCGCCCAGCAATTCCCGGATAAAAAAGTATTGGTGATCACCAAAACGCAGGCCGATGAAACCAATACCAAGTACGCCCAGGGAGGCATTGCAGGAGTTACTGATTTTGAAAAAGATAGTTTCGATAAACATATTGAAGACACGCTGGTTGCCGGAGACGGACTTTGTAATAAAGCCGTGGTGGAAATAGTCGTGAAAGAAGGGGTAGACCGCATCCGCGAGATCATTGACTGGGGCGCACGCTTCGACAAGGAAGCGGATGGCGATTATAAACTGGGTAAAGAAGGTGGTCACAGCGAATTCCGTATCCTTCACCACAAAGATGTAACCGGCCGTGAAATGGAACGGGCCTTGCTGGAAGCCCTCAACAGCTATAAGAACATTGAAGTGATCAAGCATTGCTTTGTGGTAGACCTCATCACCCAGCACCACCTTGGCTACCTCATTACCAAATCTACCCCCGATATCGAATGCTATGGTGTGTATGTATTGAACCGGGAAACCAACCAGATCGAAAAAATACTGGCCAACATTACCTTGCTGGCCACTGGTGGCAACGGGCAGGTGTATCGCTCCACTACCAATCCTTATATTGCCACCGGCGATGGGGTGGCCATGGTATACCGCGCCAAAGGCCGTATTGAGAACATGGAATTCATTCAATTCCATCCCACCGCCCTCTATGAACCCGGCGTGCGTGGCCAGTCGTTCCTCATCACGGAAGCCGTGCGCGGCGATGGCGGTATCCTGCGCAATAAGAATGGCGAGGCCTTTATGGAACGCTATGACAGCCGGAAGGACCTGGCTCCCCGTGATATTGTAGCCCGCGCCATAGATAGTGAAATGAAGATCACCGGTACCGAGCATGTGTACCTCGATGTGCGGCATATTCCCCTGGAGAAATTCACAGAACACTTTCCCAACATCTATGAAAAATGCAAATCCATTGGGATTGATGTAACAAAGCACCTGATACCCGTAGCGCCTGCAGCCCACTATAGCTGTGGCGGTATCAAAACTGATGAATGGGGCCGCACCTCCATCAAGAACCTGTATGCAGCCGGAGAATGTGCCAGTACAGGATTGCATGGCGCCAACCGCCTTGCCAGCAATTCACTGCTGGAAGCCATGGTATTCTCCCATCGCAGCTTCATGGATGCCACGCAAAAACTACAAACGAAAGAGTCTACCGGGGGGGGCCAGGGGGGGGCTGTTCCCGACTGGAATGCTGCCGGCACCACAAAGCCGAAAGAAATGATCCTTATTACCCAAAGCCTGAAAGAGGTACAACAGATCATGAGTGATTATGTGGGCATTGTTCGTACCAATACCCGTTTGGCCCGCGCCCTGAAAAGGCTGGACCTCCTGTGGGAAGAAACGGAAGCACTGTACCAAACCACTACCTTATCACCACAGCTTTGTGAATTGCGCAATATGATCACCGTCAGTTACCTCATTGTCAAATGCGCCAACTTCCGGGAAGAAAGCCGTGGCCTGCATTTCAATACAGATTACCCGCAAAAGAGTGAGTTGGTACAAAATATTGTGCTGTAA
- a CDS encoding Fic family protein, with the protein MYIHQLDKWPDFQWEKEKVSRLLLGVRYRQGKLIGRMEGMGFNLQAEATLQTLTLDVLKSSEIEGEILNPDQVRSSIAQRLGMNIAGLIPADRHVEGVVEMMLDATQHYDKPLTDDRLFGWHAALFPAGRSSIFKIVVGAWRINDKKDPMQVVSGPAGRETVHFQAPDSELVGSEMQKFLDWFNSNIDLDPILKAAVAHLWFVTIHPFADGNGRIARAITDMQLARADQTSQRFYSMSAQIRNERKTYYDMLENTQKGTLDITEWLMWFVNCLDRALSATDETLAKVIRRAKLWEDLKTYSLNDRQQKILNALIDGFEGKLTSTKWAKMTKASQDTASRDIQDLIEKGILVKEDAGGRSTSYALNIENV; encoded by the coding sequence ATGTATATCCATCAATTAGATAAATGGCCTGATTTTCAGTGGGAAAAAGAAAAAGTCTCACGGCTTTTATTAGGAGTCCGTTACCGGCAAGGTAAACTGATAGGCCGGATGGAGGGCATGGGTTTTAATTTACAAGCAGAAGCCACCTTACAAACCCTCACCTTAGACGTTTTGAAATCCAGCGAAATTGAAGGAGAAATCCTCAATCCCGATCAGGTACGATCATCCATTGCCCAGCGCCTGGGGATGAATATTGCCGGATTGATACCAGCCGACAGACATGTTGAAGGTGTTGTTGAAATGATGTTGGATGCAACACAACATTACGATAAGCCATTGACCGATGACCGGCTGTTTGGCTGGCATGCGGCGTTATTCCCGGCTGGGAGAAGCAGCATATTCAAAATTGTCGTTGGCGCATGGCGAATCAACGACAAAAAAGATCCGATGCAAGTTGTATCAGGCCCGGCAGGCCGGGAAACAGTCCACTTTCAAGCACCGGATTCCGAATTGGTTGGTAGTGAAATGCAAAAGTTTCTTGACTGGTTCAATTCAAACATTGACCTTGACCCTATTCTCAAAGCTGCCGTTGCCCACTTGTGGTTTGTAACAATTCACCCTTTTGCCGATGGTAACGGGCGGATTGCCCGCGCAATTACAGATATGCAACTGGCAAGGGCAGATCAAACCTCACAACGCTTTTACAGCATGTCCGCACAAATCAGGAACGAACGCAAAACCTATTACGATATGCTGGAAAATACACAGAAAGGCACTTTGGACATTACCGAATGGCTTATGTGGTTCGTGAATTGCCTTGATCGCGCGTTGAGCGCAACAGATGAAACATTGGCAAAGGTTATCCGCAGGGCCAAACTTTGGGAAGATCTCAAAACCTATTCTCTGAATGACAGGCAGCAAAAAATACTGAATGCATTAATTGATGGTTTTGAGGGGAAACTCACCTCTACCAAATGGGCGAAAATGACTAAAGCATCACAGGATACTGCTTCCAGGGATATACAAGACCTGATTGAGAAAGGAATCTTGGTTAAGGAAGATGCCGGGGGACGTAGCACAAGCTATGCACTAAATATAGAGAATGTCTGA